A genomic segment from Actinomyces lilanjuaniae encodes:
- a CDS encoding ABC transporter permease — MLHAELTKLRRSSTWVIAIVLPVLAVVTGTLNAIRNEDALGSGWGPLTSQVVLFYGFLFYSLGISLLTATVWRTEHQGTNWNLLLTTTAAPLRLVAAKAASVLLLVAVMQAVLVGGTAAAGLLVLHLEEPFPWQFALTGLIALVAALPLVGVQSLLSMLLRSFAAPVALCLLGCVVGIASVTSTALRPLSYVLPQAIATRALNLGSFAALADSGGVVVPDVAPLLASSLVLAALLAWLAAVLIRTVRLR; from the coding sequence GTGCTGCACGCAGAACTCACCAAGCTCAGGCGGTCCAGCACCTGGGTCATCGCGATCGTCCTGCCCGTCCTGGCGGTCGTCACCGGCACGCTCAACGCCATACGCAACGAGGACGCCCTCGGCTCCGGGTGGGGCCCGCTCACCTCCCAGGTGGTGCTCTTCTACGGCTTCCTGTTTTACTCGCTGGGCATCAGCCTGCTGACCGCGACCGTGTGGCGCACGGAGCACCAGGGCACCAACTGGAACCTGCTCCTGACCACCACAGCGGCTCCGCTGCGGCTGGTGGCTGCCAAGGCGGCCTCGGTCCTTCTGCTGGTGGCAGTCATGCAGGCCGTGCTGGTGGGCGGCACCGCTGCGGCGGGGCTGCTCGTGCTCCACCTGGAGGAGCCCTTCCCGTGGCAGTTCGCCCTGACGGGCCTGATCGCCCTGGTCGCGGCTCTTCCCCTGGTCGGGGTGCAGTCGCTGCTGTCGATGCTGCTGAGGTCCTTCGCCGCTCCCGTGGCGCTGTGCCTCCTGGGCTGCGTGGTCGGCATCGCCTCCGTGACCTCCACGGCTCTGCGCCCCCTCAGCTACGTGCTGCCCCAGGCTATCGCGACCCGAGCACTCAACCTGGGCTCCTTCGCCGCCCTGGCCGACTCCGGCGGTGTCGTCGTCCCCGACGTGGCACCCCTGCTGGCGTCCAGCCTGGTGCTTGCCGCCCTGCTCGCCTGGCTGGCAGCGGTGCTCATCCGGACGGTGAGGCTGCGCTGA
- the galK gene encoding galactokinase, with translation MSTQQPTQPLFTPAMSPQEGTSAATALFRETFGGEPDGVWYAPGRVNIIGEHTDYNGGLALPIALPHRAHLALRRRQDRTVRLVSPQTRQQVDVTDLDTIGPKGTPGEVRQWAAYVAGVAWALEREGFAGLPGFDAALVSCVPLGGGLSSSAALECSAAVAIDEVAGLGLAGSADSPDDAGRARLVQVCVRAENEMAGAPTGGMDQSASLRCLPGHALELDCRDGSVAHVPFDLAAQELALLVIDTKAKHSLVDGQYGQRRAACEQAANLLGVELLADVAVQDLDEALERLRAAASGSQGSTSAAGADTLEPDVLVRRTRHVVTEIDRTHQLVGLLQDGRPLAGDKLAAAGALMDASHESLRVDYECTCPELDTAVEAARSAGAHGARMTGGGFGGSAIALVDAARVHDVAAAVTDAYARAGFTPPAFLDAVPSAPAGRLA, from the coding sequence ATGAGCACCCAGCAGCCCACCCAGCCTCTGTTCACCCCCGCCATGTCGCCCCAGGAGGGTACCAGCGCTGCCACCGCCCTGTTCCGCGAGACCTTTGGCGGCGAGCCCGACGGCGTGTGGTACGCCCCGGGACGTGTCAACATCATCGGTGAGCACACGGACTACAACGGCGGCCTGGCCCTGCCCATCGCGCTGCCCCACCGCGCCCACCTGGCGCTGCGCAGGCGCCAAGACCGCACGGTCCGCCTGGTCTCCCCGCAGACCAGGCAGCAGGTTGACGTCACGGACCTGGACACGATCGGCCCCAAGGGGACACCAGGGGAGGTCCGCCAGTGGGCCGCCTACGTCGCTGGCGTCGCCTGGGCGCTGGAGCGGGAGGGCTTCGCGGGCCTGCCGGGATTTGACGCCGCCCTGGTGTCCTGCGTGCCCCTGGGTGGGGGCCTGTCCTCCTCAGCGGCCCTGGAGTGCTCGGCCGCTGTCGCTATCGACGAGGTGGCAGGCCTGGGGCTGGCAGGCAGTGCCGACTCCCCTGACGACGCCGGGCGTGCCCGGCTGGTCCAGGTGTGCGTGCGCGCTGAGAACGAGATGGCTGGCGCACCGACCGGGGGCATGGACCAGTCCGCCTCCCTGCGCTGCCTGCCCGGGCACGCCCTGGAGCTGGACTGCCGGGACGGGTCGGTAGCCCACGTGCCCTTTGACCTTGCCGCCCAGGAACTGGCACTGCTGGTCATCGACACCAAGGCAAAGCACTCCCTGGTTGACGGCCAGTACGGCCAGCGTCGCGCCGCCTGCGAGCAGGCGGCCAACCTCCTGGGTGTCGAGCTGCTGGCCGACGTCGCCGTGCAGGACCTTGACGAGGCGCTGGAGCGCCTGCGGGCAGCCGCCTCTGGCTCCCAGGGCTCCACGAGCGCGGCCGGGGCCGACACGCTGGAGCCCGACGTGCTGGTACGCCGCACCAGGCACGTGGTCACTGAGATTGACCGGACCCACCAGCTGGTGGGGCTCCTGCAGGACGGCCGCCCTCTGGCAGGTGACAAGCTCGCCGCCGCTGGCGCTCTCATGGACGCCTCCCACGAGTCCCTGCGCGTGGACTACGAGTGCACCTGCCCCGAGCTGGACACAGCCGTGGAGGCGGCCCGCTCCGCCGGAGCCCACGGCGCCCGCATGACCGGGGGCGGCTTTGGCGGCTCCGCGATCGCCCTGGTGGACGCCGCGCGTGTCCACGACGTCGCGGCTGCTGTCACCGACGCCTACGCCCGGGCGGGGTTCACCCCGCCCGCCTTCCTCGACGCCGTCCCCTCAGCGCCCGCAGGCCGCCTGGCCTGA
- a CDS encoding YihY/virulence factor BrkB family protein, translating to MGRLRCSRVGRALERYQEAHGNLIAGGIAYTGLFSVFAALAIGVSALMAFVGSHDSVRRSVVTTIDSLLPGVVDTGSGGLVTVDQLVLDSALTVGSVLAVAALMFSAMSLMGAIRTGLRAVFTLTDQSTGLVRTQLMNLVGFVIIVVGVLVTAVASVLTRLLSGEAGQALGLSGALTSTGSRVAVLVVSFVIDSGILALLVRVSGARPPRRDLLWGSALGALALGVLRELGTDVVGSSASNPLLASFAAVAVLLLWLNLAARVVLLTAAWMAEADEAPAEGSHRVPPDEASAQTTKGIRRALGAGEGH from the coding sequence GTGGGACGCCTGCGGTGCTCGCGGGTGGGACGTGCCCTGGAGCGCTACCAGGAGGCGCACGGGAACCTCATCGCCGGGGGGATCGCCTACACCGGCCTGTTCTCGGTCTTCGCCGCCCTGGCGATCGGGGTGAGCGCCCTCATGGCGTTCGTCGGCAGCCACGACTCCGTGCGTCGGTCCGTCGTGACCACTATCGACTCGCTGCTTCCCGGGGTCGTGGACACCGGTAGCGGCGGCCTGGTCACCGTTGACCAGCTGGTGCTGGACTCGGCCCTCACCGTGGGGTCGGTCCTGGCCGTCGCAGCCCTGATGTTCTCGGCGATGAGTCTCATGGGGGCGATCCGGACGGGACTGAGAGCCGTGTTCACGCTGACGGACCAGTCCACGGGGCTGGTACGCACCCAGCTGATGAACCTGGTCGGTTTTGTCATCATCGTGGTGGGGGTCCTGGTGACTGCTGTCGCCTCGGTGCTCACCAGGCTCCTGTCGGGGGAGGCTGGGCAGGCCCTGGGGCTCTCAGGTGCGCTGACCAGCACCGGCTCCAGGGTGGCGGTCCTGGTGGTGTCATTCGTGATTGACTCCGGCATCCTGGCTCTCCTGGTGAGAGTGAGCGGCGCGCGGCCACCTCGGCGTGACCTGCTGTGGGGCAGTGCGCTGGGAGCGCTGGCCCTCGGGGTGCTGCGTGAGTTAGGGACCGACGTGGTGGGCTCCTCGGCGAGCAACCCCCTGCTGGCCTCCTTCGCTGCTGTCGCAGTGCTCCTGCTGTGGCTGAACCTGGCGGCCCGCGTGGTGCTGCTGACGGCGGCCTGGATGGCAGAGGCAGACGAGGCTCCCGCCGAAGGGTCCCACCGAGTTCCACCAGATGAGGCAAGTGCGCAGACCACGAAAGGCATAAGAAGAGCTCTTGGTGCTGGTGAAGGTCACTAA
- a CDS encoding VOC family protein, translated as MKPDLSPYLAFEGKAREALNFYAEALGGDPSIYTYGSYDASDDPRDRERVLYGVLRTPDGFVVRVTDVPVASSLTPGDNYYICISGDDEELIRRCWSNLSEEATITIPLETASWGDAYGQLIDKFGVTWQINIGDSE; from the coding sequence ATGAAGCCTGACCTCAGTCCATACCTGGCATTCGAGGGCAAGGCGCGCGAAGCGCTAAACTTTTACGCAGAGGCTCTTGGGGGAGACCCTTCGATCTACACTTACGGTAGTTATGATGCGAGCGACGACCCTCGTGACAGAGAAAGGGTGCTTTATGGTGTTTTGCGGACTCCGGACGGCTTTGTTGTTCGTGTGACCGATGTGCCGGTAGCAAGCAGCCTGACCCCAGGCGATAATTATTATATCTGCATAAGTGGTGACGATGAAGAGCTCATTCGGCGTTGCTGGAGCAATCTTTCTGAAGAAGCCACTATTACGATACCACTGGAAACTGCTAGTTGGGGTGACGCGTACGGACAGTTGATTGATAAGTTCGGTGTTACCTGGCAAATAAATATTGGCGACTCTGAATAA
- a CDS encoding mannose-1-phosphate guanylyltransferase, giving the protein MTGRPGRPERAVQAAGSAGQARRLAQRHAESVGSRQIHAIIPAGGAGTRLWPLSRHRRPKFLLDLTGSGRSLLQATVARLAPVAATTTVVTGAAHLEAVADQLPGLPPDNLIAEPSPRDSMAAIGLAAAIIAYRYGREAVVGSFAADHVITDEAAFTDAVTQAAVLAEAGWVVTIGIEATGPSTAFGYIRAGRRLGVPGAPQGYQVLGFTEKPDAATAQSYLDAGGYQWNAGMFVARAGVLLDHLAAQRPDLAAGIEGVAQVWDTPRRSSVVAQVWPGLERIAIDHAIAEPVAAEGGVAVVPASMGWDDVGGYDSLVQLVPTRTEGPAAGAAVLDFALAGQDGTTGRASRPAPVPEDGRAAVAASPPAPAREGTAAQGGSETEENTEENEDEEVEVFSSPGSLVAAASGRTVVLLGVPGVVVVDTPDALLVTTPDHAQEVKGVVDRLADHGRDELL; this is encoded by the coding sequence ATGACCGGGCGGCCAGGGCGCCCGGAGAGAGCTGTCCAGGCCGCAGGCTCAGCAGGACAGGCGCGCAGGCTGGCACAGCGGCACGCTGAGTCGGTGGGGAGCAGGCAGATCCACGCGATCATCCCGGCCGGCGGGGCTGGGACCCGGCTGTGGCCGCTGAGCCGCCACCGCCGTCCCAAGTTCCTCCTCGACCTCACCGGTAGCGGACGCAGCCTACTCCAGGCCACGGTCGCCCGCCTGGCGCCGGTGGCGGCCACGACGACGGTGGTCACCGGAGCCGCCCACCTGGAGGCCGTGGCGGACCAACTTCCCGGGCTCCCGCCTGACAACCTCATTGCCGAGCCCTCACCGCGTGACTCCATGGCTGCCATCGGCCTGGCGGCAGCCATCATCGCCTACCGGTACGGCCGTGAGGCGGTCGTGGGCTCCTTCGCCGCCGACCACGTCATCACTGACGAGGCTGCCTTTACCGACGCCGTCACCCAGGCGGCTGTCCTGGCGGAGGCGGGCTGGGTGGTGACTATCGGCATCGAGGCCACCGGGCCCTCCACCGCCTTCGGCTACATCCGTGCCGGCCGACGCCTCGGGGTGCCAGGAGCCCCCCAGGGCTACCAGGTCCTGGGCTTCACCGAGAAACCGGATGCGGCTACCGCGCAGTCCTACCTGGATGCAGGTGGCTACCAGTGGAACGCGGGCATGTTCGTGGCCCGGGCCGGGGTGCTGCTGGACCACCTCGCGGCCCAGCGCCCGGACCTGGCAGCGGGGATCGAGGGGGTGGCCCAGGTCTGGGACACCCCCAGGCGGAGCAGTGTCGTCGCGCAGGTGTGGCCGGGCCTGGAGAGGATCGCCATCGACCACGCCATCGCCGAGCCGGTGGCCGCCGAGGGGGGAGTGGCCGTGGTCCCGGCCTCCATGGGGTGGGACGACGTCGGCGGCTACGACAGCCTCGTCCAGCTGGTGCCAACCCGCACGGAGGGGCCTGCCGCAGGAGCCGCCGTCCTGGACTTCGCCCTGGCAGGCCAGGACGGTACGACAGGACGTGCCTCAAGGCCTGCGCCTGTACCTGAGGACGGCCGAGCAGCGGTGGCGGCCAGTCCGCCTGCACCGGCTCGGGAGGGCACGGCTGCGCAGGGTGGGAGCGAGACTGAGGAGAATACCGAGGAGAATGAGGACGAGGAGGTTGAGGTGTTCTCCTCGCCGGGGTCGCTCGTGGCCGCAGCGAGCGGCAGGACGGTGGTGCTGCTGGGCGTGCCCGGGGTCGTCGTGGTTGACACCCCGGACGCGCTCCTGGTGACGACTCCAGACCACGCGCAGGAGGTCAAGGGTGTTGTTGACCGACTGGCCGACCACGGGCGGGATGAGCTGCTCTGA
- a CDS encoding endonuclease/exonuclease/phosphatase family protein, protein MRIATVNVNGIRAAARKGMGDWLAACAPDVLLLQEVRADEHIAADLLPGYTVSTWPCRIKGRAGVSVAVRQGGPAVVSAVRRGVAAPEAPEPDVDSGRWLEVDLRLGRDVEPGETVGGESGDDTDGPGSVATGSAVGGTDLTVVSAYLHSGQLGTEKMDQKYAHLALVGRRLAALLEASRQGGPQALVAGDFNVVRSERDIKNWKPNHNKIAGVMDEEIAHLEEWFSSGWVDVSRVLAGAETQGPYTWWSQRGKAFDNDAGWRIDYQAATPGLAERARSFTVDRALDYASRWSDHAPLVVDYADGAGCAD, encoded by the coding sequence ATGCGTATCGCCACGGTCAACGTCAACGGTATCCGGGCTGCAGCCCGCAAGGGCATGGGGGACTGGCTGGCCGCCTGCGCCCCCGACGTCCTGCTGCTGCAGGAGGTCCGCGCCGACGAGCACATCGCTGCCGACCTCCTGCCCGGTTACACCGTGTCTACCTGGCCCTGTCGCATCAAGGGGCGCGCGGGCGTGTCCGTGGCGGTGCGGCAGGGCGGCCCGGCCGTCGTCAGTGCCGTGCGCCGGGGCGTGGCCGCGCCAGAGGCACCTGAGCCCGACGTGGACTCCGGGCGCTGGCTGGAGGTGGACCTCCGGCTGGGCAGGGACGTCGAGCCCGGTGAGACAGTCGGTGGCGAAAGCGGTGACGATACTGACGGCCCCGGTAGCGTGGCCACAGGGTCTGCTGTGGGGGGCACCGACCTGACGGTGGTCTCCGCCTACCTCCACTCCGGCCAGCTGGGCACGGAGAAGATGGATCAGAAGTACGCCCACCTGGCCCTGGTGGGGCGGCGCCTGGCCGCGCTGCTGGAGGCAAGCCGCCAGGGTGGGCCGCAGGCGCTGGTCGCGGGGGACTTCAACGTGGTCCGCTCCGAGCGCGACATCAAGAACTGGAAGCCCAACCACAACAAGATCGCCGGGGTCATGGACGAGGAGATCGCCCACCTGGAGGAGTGGTTCTCCTCCGGCTGGGTGGACGTCTCCCGTGTCCTGGCCGGAGCTGAGACCCAGGGTCCTTACACCTGGTGGTCCCAGAGGGGCAAGGCCTTCGACAACGACGCCGGGTGGAGGATCGACTACCAGGCCGCCACCCCGGGGCTGGCCGAGCGCGCGCGATCCTTCACGGTTGACCGTGCCCTGGACTACGCCTCCCGCTGGTCCGACCACGCCCCGCTGGTGGTTGACTACGCCGACGGCGCTGGCTGCGCTGACTAA
- the yccX gene encoding acylphosphatase, which produces MAPTTSSASRTRSTRTIHALVTGVVQGVGFRYHCAAEAQQLGLVGQVRNLPDGDVEVMAQGPADDVARLVAWLYKGPRWARVEQVSITDLRAGSLTGRRFEVTG; this is translated from the coding sequence ATGGCCCCCACGACCAGCTCCGCCTCTCGTACCCGCAGTACCCGTACCATCCACGCCCTGGTCACCGGTGTGGTCCAGGGTGTGGGCTTCCGCTACCACTGTGCCGCCGAGGCCCAGCAGCTGGGCCTGGTAGGCCAGGTGCGCAACCTGCCCGACGGCGACGTCGAGGTCATGGCGCAGGGACCGGCCGACGACGTCGCCCGGCTGGTCGCCTGGCTCTACAAGGGGCCGCGCTGGGCACGCGTGGAGCAGGTCAGCATCACCGACCTCAGGGCGGGGAGCCTGACCGGCCGCCGCTTCGAGGTCACCGGCTGA
- a CDS encoding phosphotransferase — MRSGAWPQDEALLEALGAWLPARRWFPLKGAAGSEPQSLRLVACQDMAPAVRDLLVAVPRSTQPATAEEGVTGQGGADVGRASGASTDGVEAAQGLRGQVVLHVPMVLEEPGALDSFAVAGEPPGSHGLTLEGPSGQVALVDGAHHPDFWRAWARQALEAGTVLEEDGARAILQRAHRLRVSTSQQSNSSVVLPAPACGQQPGGPEDACVPDLVVKLLRVLDEGRNPDVEVSVALARDGWDRVRRPVAWSVATWNPARSELGPSTMPAPATASTVSTDSAVACVFVPEAEDGFELFCALASSDDADGPRRKRALSLAASLGDTTAQMHDHLVSALGASAPPSPRDLAAALRLRAGWALAEVPEVSQRIPGAADQVRRFLTRLEALDTLGPSSRVHGDYHLGQVLHETGGQQRWYVLDFEGEPLRPLAERTRPDQPLRDVAGMLRSFDYAAAVGRTVHPDWLPAVRRAFTDGYYSRARHGHGPTALDQAASEVLLACLELDKALYEAVYEARNRPDWLDIPLDGIACLLGTPTAPGAPGPAHR, encoded by the coding sequence GTGAGATCCGGGGCCTGGCCGCAGGACGAGGCGCTGCTGGAGGCTCTGGGGGCCTGGCTGCCCGCCCGCCGGTGGTTCCCGCTCAAGGGCGCCGCCGGGTCCGAGCCGCAGTCACTGAGGCTGGTCGCCTGCCAGGATATGGCCCCGGCAGTACGTGACCTGCTCGTCGCCGTCCCCCGCAGCACGCAGCCAGCCACAGCGGAGGAGGGGGTCACCGGGCAGGGCGGGGCCGACGTCGGCAGGGCAAGCGGGGCAAGCACTGACGGAGTGGAGGCGGCCCAGGGACTGCGGGGGCAGGTAGTGCTGCACGTGCCCATGGTCCTGGAGGAGCCCGGCGCCCTGGACTCCTTCGCGGTTGCTGGCGAGCCCCCGGGCAGCCACGGCCTCACCCTGGAAGGTCCTAGCGGCCAGGTGGCTCTCGTCGACGGCGCCCACCACCCGGACTTCTGGCGGGCCTGGGCCCGGCAGGCCCTGGAGGCGGGCACGGTCCTGGAGGAGGACGGGGCCAGGGCGATCCTCCAGCGCGCCCACCGGCTGCGCGTGTCCACCTCCCAGCAGTCGAACAGCTCGGTGGTACTGCCAGCCCCTGCCTGTGGCCAGCAGCCAGGCGGCCCTGAGGACGCCTGCGTCCCGGACCTCGTCGTCAAGCTCCTCCGGGTCCTGGACGAGGGGCGCAACCCGGACGTGGAGGTCTCCGTGGCCCTGGCCCGCGACGGCTGGGACCGGGTCCGCAGGCCTGTGGCCTGGTCCGTGGCTACCTGGAACCCTGCCCGGTCGGAGCTAGGACCCAGCACGATGCCCGCACCTGCCACAGCATCCACAGTCTCCACCGACTCGGCCGTGGCCTGCGTCTTCGTACCCGAGGCCGAGGACGGCTTCGAGCTGTTCTGCGCGCTGGCCTCCTCCGACGACGCCGACGGGCCGCGCCGCAAGAGGGCGCTGTCCCTGGCTGCGTCCCTGGGGGATACGACCGCGCAGATGCACGACCACCTGGTCTCCGCCCTGGGAGCCAGCGCACCGCCCTCGCCCCGCGACCTGGCGGCCGCCCTGAGGCTGCGCGCCGGGTGGGCGCTGGCCGAGGTCCCTGAGGTCTCCCAGAGGATACCCGGTGCCGCAGACCAGGTCCGCCGCTTCCTCACCCGCCTGGAGGCGCTGGACACCCTGGGCCCGTCCTCACGGGTCCACGGCGACTACCACCTGGGCCAGGTCCTCCACGAGACCGGCGGGCAGCAGCGGTGGTACGTCCTGGACTTCGAGGGGGAGCCCCTGCGCCCGCTGGCGGAGCGCACTCGTCCCGACCAGCCTCTGCGCGACGTGGCGGGCATGCTGCGCTCCTTCGACTACGCCGCGGCGGTGGGCAGGACCGTGCACCCGGACTGGCTGCCCGCAGTGCGCCGCGCCTTCACTGACGGCTACTACAGCCGTGCCCGCCACGGGCACGGCCCAACCGCGCTGGACCAGGCTGCCTCCGAGGTGCTGCTGGCCTGCCTCGAGCTGGACAAGGCCCTGTACGAGGCCGTCTACGAGGCCCGTAACCGTCCCGACTGGCTCGACATCCCTCTGGACGGTATCGCCTGTCTGCTGGGGACTCCTACCGCACCGGGTGCCCCGGGTCCTGCACACCGCTGA
- a CDS encoding AMP-binding enzyme, translating into MRFAVEACPEVIGCVIDVVGAEVDAAEMVAYIAVVDGFNDLGSIQSFVSSELPEYMLPDRWVIVDDFPLNSNGKCDLRLLRSFETNRRRWRRRGFRRESAVEF; encoded by the coding sequence GTGAGGTTTGCTGTCGAGGCTTGTCCGGAAGTTATCGGATGTGTTATAGATGTTGTTGGCGCCGAAGTTGATGCGGCTGAAATGGTTGCGTATATTGCTGTTGTGGACGGGTTTAATGATCTAGGTTCTATTCAGAGTTTCGTTTCGTCTGAGTTGCCTGAATACATGTTACCTGACAGATGGGTTATAGTTGATGATTTTCCTTTGAACTCTAATGGTAAGTGCGATCTTCGTTTACTGCGATCTTTCGAGACAAATCGCCGACGGTGGAGGCGACGAGGTTTCCGACGAGAATCCGCAGTTGAATTTTAG
- the glgB gene encoding 1,4-alpha-glucan branching protein GlgB: protein MTDATAPEPAPDNAAQPRPVPVDPWVLADVAYARYHNPHEVLGAHVGDHGVTVRTVRHLADAVVVVTAEGAYPATHEQDGVWVAVLPGQEVPDYRIKVTYGDETTTVDDPYRFLPTLGEMDTYLISEGRHEELWEVLGSHVKHFSGSLGDVDGTAFAVWAPNARAVRVVGDFNYWDGTATAMRSLGSSGVWELFVPGVGVGARYKYEICFADGSWHQKADPLARATEVPPATASVVTDRFHEWGDQEWMARRAETNPHNQPMSIYEVHVGSWRQGLGYRGLAEELVPYVKEAGFTHVELMPVAEHPFGGSWGYQVTGYYAPTARFGTPDDFRYLVDQLHQAGIGVILDWVPAHFPKDEWALARFDGTALYEDPDPQRGEHPDWGTYVFNFGRNEVRNFLVANALYWLQDFHIDGLRVDAVASMLYLDYSREDGQWHPNQFGGRENLEAISFLQESTATAYRKCPGILMAAEESTAWPGVTAPTEYGGLGFGLKWNMGWMNDTLRYLAEDPVNRRYHHGELTFSLVYAFSEQFILPLSHDEVVHGKGSLLSKMPGDAWQELAGLRALYAYQWSHPGKQLLFMGQEFGQGAEWNADNSLDWWILDDPGHQGLLRLVTDLNTLYKASPALWAEDFSHRGFEWIEAGDGDHNVLSYLRKGTDAEGRADLMVCVVNFAGTPHEGYRVGLPFAGDWDEVLNTDSPQYGGSGVGNLGHLEAEELPWNGRPASVRLRVPPLGAVFLRPSQD from the coding sequence ATGACCGATGCGACCGCACCCGAGCCCGCCCCCGACAACGCCGCGCAGCCCAGGCCCGTCCCCGTGGACCCCTGGGTGCTGGCAGACGTGGCCTACGCCCGCTACCACAACCCGCACGAGGTCCTCGGCGCCCACGTGGGCGACCACGGGGTGACGGTGCGTACCGTGCGCCACCTGGCCGACGCCGTCGTCGTGGTCACTGCGGAGGGCGCCTATCCCGCCACCCACGAGCAGGACGGCGTGTGGGTCGCGGTCCTGCCCGGCCAGGAGGTCCCCGACTACCGCATCAAGGTCACCTACGGGGACGAGACCACGACCGTGGACGACCCCTACCGTTTCCTGCCCACCCTGGGCGAGATGGACACCTACCTCATCTCCGAGGGGCGCCACGAGGAGCTGTGGGAGGTACTGGGCTCCCACGTCAAGCACTTCTCCGGCTCGCTGGGGGACGTGGACGGCACCGCCTTCGCGGTGTGGGCGCCCAACGCCCGGGCCGTGCGCGTGGTGGGCGACTTCAACTACTGGGACGGCACCGCCACCGCTATGCGCTCCCTGGGCTCCTCCGGTGTGTGGGAGCTGTTCGTCCCAGGGGTTGGGGTGGGCGCCCGGTACAAGTACGAGATCTGCTTCGCCGACGGCTCCTGGCACCAGAAGGCCGACCCCCTGGCCCGAGCCACCGAGGTCCCCCCGGCCACCGCCAGCGTGGTTACCGACCGCTTCCACGAGTGGGGTGACCAGGAGTGGATGGCCAGGAGGGCGGAGACCAACCCCCACAACCAGCCCATGAGCATCTACGAGGTCCACGTCGGCTCGTGGCGCCAGGGCCTGGGCTACCGGGGACTGGCCGAGGAGCTCGTGCCCTACGTCAAGGAGGCAGGCTTCACCCACGTCGAGCTCATGCCCGTGGCCGAGCACCCCTTCGGAGGCTCCTGGGGCTACCAGGTCACCGGCTACTACGCTCCCACGGCGAGATTCGGGACCCCTGACGACTTCAGGTACCTGGTGGACCAGCTCCACCAGGCGGGCATCGGTGTCATCCTGGACTGGGTCCCCGCCCACTTCCCCAAGGACGAGTGGGCACTGGCGCGCTTCGACGGCACCGCCTTGTACGAGGACCCCGATCCCCAGCGCGGTGAGCACCCCGACTGGGGCACCTACGTGTTCAACTTCGGTCGCAACGAGGTACGTAACTTCCTGGTGGCCAACGCCCTGTACTGGCTCCAGGACTTCCACATCGACGGCCTACGCGTGGACGCGGTGGCCTCTATGCTCTATCTGGACTACTCCCGCGAGGACGGTCAGTGGCACCCCAACCAGTTCGGTGGGCGGGAGAACTTGGAGGCCATCAGCTTCCTCCAGGAGTCTACCGCGACCGCCTACCGCAAGTGCCCGGGCATCCTCATGGCGGCCGAGGAGTCTACCGCCTGGCCGGGGGTGACCGCCCCCACGGAGTACGGCGGCCTGGGCTTCGGCCTGAAGTGGAACATGGGCTGGATGAACGACACTCTGCGCTACCTGGCGGAGGACCCGGTCAACCGCCGCTACCACCACGGCGAGCTGACCTTCTCCCTGGTCTACGCCTTCTCCGAGCAGTTCATCCTGCCCCTGAGCCACGACGAGGTGGTCCACGGCAAGGGCTCCCTGCTGTCCAAGATGCCCGGCGACGCCTGGCAGGAGCTGGCGGGCCTGCGCGCCCTGTACGCCTACCAGTGGTCCCACCCGGGCAAGCAGCTGCTCTTCATGGGCCAGGAGTTCGGCCAGGGCGCGGAGTGGAACGCGGACAACTCCCTGGACTGGTGGATCCTGGACGACCCCGGCCACCAGGGCCTGCTGCGGCTCGTCACCGACCTCAACACCCTCTACAAGGCCTCTCCCGCCCTGTGGGCCGAGGACTTCTCCCACCGAGGCTTCGAGTGGATCGAGGCCGGGGACGGGGACCACAACGTCCTGTCCTACCTGCGCAAGGGCACTGACGCCGAGGGCAGGGCGGACCTGATGGTGTGCGTGGTCAACTTCGCCGGCACCCCGCACGAGGGCTACCGCGTGGGGCTGCCCTTCGCTGGCGACTGGGACGAGGTCCTCAACACCGACTCCCCGCAGTACGGGGGCTCCGGCGTGGGCAACCTGGGCCACCTTGAGGCTGAGGAGCTGCCCTGGAACGGGCGTCCCGCCTCCGTACGGCTGCGCGTGCCCCCGCTGGGCGCCGTCTTCCTGCGGCCCTCACAGGACTGA